The Nocardioides pantholopis genome window below encodes:
- a CDS encoding sugar porter family MFS transporter produces the protein MSDATKSSDTTDAGGEVQGPGLTGSMLTAALVSAVAGLLYGYDTGIISGALLQITDDFHIGTGMEQTIAASILLGAVIGALACSFLSERLGRKGTILVVCAVFVVGSLASALAPNPWLLVAGRVVLGFAVGGATQTVPMYVAELAPARHRGRLVLAFQLAIGVGIVISTIVGATEAVSWRIAIAAATVPPVVMGLLMLRLPESPRWLVKRDRVDEAREVLTNVRADGYDVQPELDEIIEVEELKQETRSRDRGWRGLRRPWVRPALVVGCGIAIFTQLSGIEMIIYYSPTILTDNGFATSTALNVSVGLGVTYLVMQIIGLAIVDRVGRRRLTLVMVPGAAVSLIVLGWFFVSGNDGHDQTPFIIATLIIFMAFNAGGLQLMGWLTGSETYPLAVRSAGTSVQSASLWSTNLLITLTLLTMIETFGVGQTFWIYAGFNVAAFFFVLRFMPEMTGHSLEDIEKHLADGKFSPKDFERAS, from the coding sequence ATGTCCGATGCCACGAAATCCTCTGACACCACGGACGCCGGTGGGGAGGTCCAGGGACCGGGGCTGACGGGATCGATGCTCACGGCGGCGCTGGTCTCCGCGGTGGCCGGCCTGCTCTACGGCTACGACACCGGCATCATCTCCGGCGCACTGCTCCAGATCACCGACGACTTCCACATCGGGACCGGCATGGAGCAGACGATCGCCGCCTCGATCCTGCTCGGCGCGGTGATCGGGGCGCTGGCGTGCAGCTTCCTCTCCGAGCGCCTGGGCCGCAAGGGCACGATCCTCGTGGTCTGCGCCGTCTTCGTCGTCGGGTCGCTGGCCAGCGCGCTGGCGCCGAACCCCTGGCTGCTGGTCGCGGGCCGGGTGGTGCTGGGCTTCGCGGTGGGTGGGGCCACCCAGACCGTGCCGATGTACGTCGCGGAGCTGGCGCCCGCGCGGCACCGGGGCCGGCTGGTGCTGGCCTTCCAGCTCGCGATCGGTGTCGGCATCGTGATCTCCACGATCGTCGGCGCCACCGAGGCGGTCTCGTGGCGGATCGCGATCGCCGCCGCGACCGTGCCGCCGGTGGTGATGGGCCTGCTGATGCTGCGGCTGCCGGAGAGCCCGCGCTGGCTGGTCAAGCGCGACCGCGTCGACGAGGCCCGCGAGGTGCTGACGAACGTGCGCGCCGACGGCTACGACGTGCAGCCCGAGCTGGACGAGATCATCGAGGTCGAGGAGCTCAAGCAGGAGACCCGGTCCCGGGACCGCGGCTGGCGGGGACTGCGCCGCCCCTGGGTGCGGCCCGCCCTGGTGGTCGGCTGCGGCATCGCGATCTTCACCCAGCTCAGCGGCATCGAGATGATCATCTACTACTCGCCGACGATCCTCACCGACAACGGGTTCGCCACCAGCACCGCGCTGAACGTCAGCGTCGGGCTGGGTGTGACCTACCTGGTCATGCAGATCATCGGGCTCGCCATCGTCGACCGGGTCGGTCGGCGCCGGCTGACGCTGGTGATGGTCCCTGGCGCGGCGGTGAGCCTCATCGTGCTCGGCTGGTTCTTCGTCTCCGGCAACGACGGTCACGACCAGACGCCCTTCATCATCGCCACGCTCATCATCTTCATGGCCTTCAACGCCGGCGGCCTGCAGCTGATGGGCTGGCTGACCGGCTCGGAGACCTACCCGCTCGCGGTGCGCAGCGCCGGCACGAGCGTGCAGTCGGCGAGCCTGTGGAGCACGAACCTGCTGATCACCCTGACCCTGCTCACGATGATCGAGACGTTCGGCGTCGGGCAGACGTTCTGGATCTACGCCGGGTTCAACGTCGCTGCGTTCTTCTTCGTGCTGCGCTTCATGCCGGAGATGACCGGCCACAGCCTCGAGGACATCGAGAAGCACCTGGCGGACGGCAAGTTCTCGCCGAAGGACTTCGAGCGGGCCTCCTGA
- a CDS encoding HU family DNA-binding protein produces the protein MKKDELVQAIAENADLSKADADRALKAVAEVITQQVASGEKIQVPGLGTFEPRDRSAREGRNPQTGATVQIAATTVPGFKAATAFKQAVAGK, from the coding sequence ATGAAGAAGGACGAGCTCGTCCAGGCCATCGCCGAGAACGCGGACCTGAGCAAGGCTGACGCCGACCGCGCCCTCAAGGCCGTCGCCGAGGTCATCACCCAGCAGGTCGCCTCCGGCGAGAAGATCCAGGTCCCCGGCCTCGGCACGTTCGAGCCCCGCGACCGCAGCGCTCGCGAGGGCCGCAACCCGCAGACGGGCGCCACCGTCCAGATCGCCGCCACGACCGTCCCCGGCTTCAAGGCCGCGACCGCGTTCAAGCAGGCCGTCGCCGGCAAGTGA
- a CDS encoding glycoside hydrolase family 6 protein yields the protein MHPLRTRLGLLALAVLAPAVLAAGVSGAGPAAPAAATAAAPAARAGAGNPLAGRTMGVYRGPMEQSWAPYQRATGAKKELLAKIALRPKAKWFGAWVRDADIERKVEDYIANATGGDPNVLVQMAVFRMVPWEHDACKRLPSKAQKKSYRRWIRGFARGVGNAHAALILQPDGPFALCVPKGSKVPSRMIRYAAKRLAALPNTSVYIDAGAGDWPKDRPDEAARFLMPAGIEYVRGFALNSTHYSPTSVEIGFGTRLVEELARRGVPGRHFVINTSSNGKGFDFGTARGKHPDHAKVCRSRSDSHCVTLGIPPTTDVTSPRWGLSAADSARAAAHVDAYLWFGRPWLFMQADPFLTKRALRLVRTTPY from the coding sequence GTGCACCCGCTCCGGACCCGGCTCGGCCTGCTCGCGCTCGCCGTCCTCGCCCCGGCGGTCCTGGCCGCCGGCGTCTCCGGCGCCGGGCCGGCCGCCCCGGCCGCGGCCACCGCTGCGGCACCGGCGGCGCGCGCGGGCGCCGGCAACCCGCTCGCCGGGCGGACCATGGGGGTCTACCGGGGTCCCATGGAGCAGTCCTGGGCGCCGTACCAGCGGGCCACGGGCGCGAAGAAGGAGCTGCTCGCGAAGATCGCCCTGCGCCCCAAGGCGAAGTGGTTCGGGGCCTGGGTGCGCGACGCGGACATCGAGCGCAAGGTCGAGGACTACATCGCGAACGCCACCGGCGGCGACCCGAACGTGCTGGTGCAGATGGCGGTCTTCCGGATGGTGCCGTGGGAGCACGACGCGTGCAAGCGGCTGCCGAGCAAGGCCCAGAAGAAGAGCTACCGCCGGTGGATCCGCGGGTTCGCCCGCGGTGTCGGCAACGCCCACGCGGCCCTCATCCTCCAGCCCGACGGGCCGTTCGCGCTGTGTGTGCCGAAGGGCTCGAAGGTGCCCTCCCGGATGATCCGGTACGCCGCCAAGCGGCTCGCCGCCCTGCCGAACACCAGCGTCTACATCGACGCCGGCGCGGGGGACTGGCCCAAGGACCGCCCCGACGAGGCCGCCCGCTTCCTGATGCCGGCCGGCATCGAGTACGTGCGCGGCTTCGCGCTCAACTCCACGCACTACTCGCCCACGAGCGTCGAGATCGGGTTCGGGACCCGCCTGGTCGAGGAGCTGGCCCGTCGCGGCGTCCCCGGGCGCCACTTCGTCATCAACACCTCCTCCAACGGCAAGGGGTTCGACTTCGGCACGGCCCGGGGCAAGCACCCCGACCATGCCAAGGTCTGCCGCAGCCGCAGCGACTCCCACTGCGTCACGCTCGGCATCCCGCCGACCACGGACGTGACCAGCCCCCGCTGGGGACTCTCCGCCGCCGACAGCGCCCGGGCCGCGGCGCACGTGGACGCCTACCTGTGGTTCGGTCGACCGTGGCTGTTCATGCAGGCCGACCCGTTCCTCACCAAGCGGGCCCTCCGGCTCGTGCGGACCACGCCGTACTGA
- a CDS encoding PAS domain-containing protein has product MTKTDPAGIITYANETFLRMSALAEDEAVGAPHNLIRHPDMPRGVYRLMWETIRSGQELFAYVVNLAADGAHYWVLAHVTPSYDAAGRLVGYHSNRRAPRRDAVARAEELYGRMRAAEAGQAHGRAAVDASVRALDDALAASGQTYDELVWAITNEATA; this is encoded by the coding sequence GTGACCAAGACCGATCCGGCCGGGATCATCACCTACGCGAACGAGACATTCCTGCGGATGTCCGCGCTCGCCGAGGACGAGGCGGTCGGCGCGCCGCACAACCTGATCCGGCACCCGGACATGCCGCGCGGGGTCTACCGGCTGATGTGGGAGACGATCCGCTCGGGCCAGGAGCTGTTCGCGTACGTCGTGAACCTGGCCGCCGACGGCGCCCACTACTGGGTGCTCGCGCACGTCACCCCGTCCTACGACGCCGCGGGCCGGCTGGTGGGCTACCACTCCAACCGCCGCGCCCCGCGCCGCGACGCCGTGGCGCGAGCCGAGGAGCTCTACGGCCGGATGCGCGCCGCCGAGGCCGGCCAGGCACACGGCCGCGCGGCGGTGGACGCCTCGGTGCGGGCCCTGGACGACGCGCTCGCCGCGAGCGGCCAGACCTACGACGAGCTCGTGTGGGCCATCACCAACGAGGCGACGGCGTGA
- a CDS encoding methyl-accepting chemotaxis protein: MRRARRAAARIAELEAELAAHRDAVRLATGALGALADGDLEARVPRLGDAEELAGLRRAANLLADRNDAFVREAAAALAAACEGRYHRRLLVRGLPGAFRAAAETINTARTAMQENEASSARREARTRAELEAAVSAISDRVADTSADLAASAEELTRAVSEAGAGAVSARDVIHTLEQSSQQIQTSVALIKKVAEQTNLLALNASIEAARAGAAGRGFAVVADEVKNLAATSARSSDDITARVDEVRAGVAAAVASIGQVTGAVAEMGERAQAVETAATGSGGEPGLSRLAVTLRDEIARFTGGARV; this comes from the coding sequence GTGAGGCGCGCCCGCCGCGCGGCCGCCCGGATCGCCGAGCTGGAGGCCGAGCTGGCTGCGCACCGTGACGCCGTCCGCCTGGCCACCGGTGCGCTGGGTGCGCTCGCCGACGGCGACCTCGAGGCCCGGGTGCCCCGCCTCGGTGACGCCGAGGAGCTCGCCGGGCTGCGGCGGGCCGCGAACCTGCTCGCCGACCGCAACGACGCCTTCGTGCGCGAGGCCGCCGCGGCGCTCGCGGCCGCCTGCGAGGGCCGCTACCACCGCCGGCTGCTGGTCCGCGGCCTCCCGGGTGCGTTCCGGGCGGCGGCCGAGACCATCAACACGGCCCGCACCGCGATGCAGGAGAACGAGGCGAGCAGTGCGCGCCGGGAGGCGCGGACCCGGGCCGAGCTCGAGGCTGCGGTCTCCGCCATCTCCGACCGGGTCGCCGACACCTCCGCCGACCTGGCCGCCTCCGCCGAGGAGCTCACCCGGGCGGTGTCGGAGGCCGGCGCCGGAGCCGTGTCCGCCCGCGACGTCATCCACACCCTCGAGCAGTCGTCCCAGCAGATCCAGACCTCCGTGGCGCTGATCAAGAAGGTCGCGGAGCAGACCAACCTCCTGGCGCTCAACGCCTCGATCGAGGCGGCCCGGGCCGGGGCGGCCGGCCGCGGGTTCGCGGTCGTGGCCGACGAGGTCAAGAACCTCGCGGCGACCTCGGCCCGGTCCTCCGACGACATCACCGCACGGGTCGACGAGGTGCGCGCCGGGGTGGCCGCCGCGGTCGCCTCGATCGGCCAGGTCACCGGTGCGGTGGCGGAGATGGGGGAGCGGGCCCAGGCGGTGGAGACCGCCGCGACCGGCTCCGGCGGCGAGCCGGGCCTGAGCCGGCTGGCGGTCACCCTGCGCGACGAGATCGCCCGGTTCACCGGCGGCGCCCGGGTCTGA
- a CDS encoding TylF/MycF/NovP-related O-methyltransferase — protein MAQADRTRQRGAARLLPGARARARLAQVEAELEATRRALGRARAQITEASFDLPEDVERTIERVRREKLSFLRADQLRNLATLVRDLDATGVPGAIVEAGTARGGSGIVLAAAKARERPMKVYDVFGMIPPPSEHDGTDVHERYQAITAGQAKGLDGEVYYGYRTDLYAEVTESFRRLGFPAEKNTVELVQGLFEDTIHLDEPVAFAHVDGDWYESTMTCLERIAPRLSVGGRIVVDDYYGWSGCQRAVDEYFRGRPGFRLLRRRKLHVLREAD, from the coding sequence GTGGCGCAGGCAGACCGCACCCGACAGCGGGGCGCCGCGCGCCTGCTCCCCGGCGCCCGGGCCCGAGCCCGCCTGGCGCAGGTCGAGGCCGAGCTCGAGGCGACCCGCCGGGCCCTGGGCCGGGCCCGCGCCCAGATCACCGAGGCCTCCTTCGACCTGCCCGAGGACGTGGAGCGGACCATCGAGCGGGTCCGCCGGGAGAAGCTGTCGTTCCTGCGTGCCGACCAGCTGCGCAACCTCGCCACGCTGGTCCGCGACCTCGACGCGACCGGCGTACCCGGGGCGATCGTGGAGGCCGGGACCGCACGCGGCGGCTCGGGGATCGTGCTCGCGGCCGCCAAGGCCCGCGAGCGGCCGATGAAGGTCTACGACGTGTTCGGGATGATCCCGCCGCCCTCGGAGCACGACGGCACCGACGTGCACGAGCGCTACCAGGCGATCACCGCCGGCCAGGCGAAGGGCCTCGACGGCGAGGTCTACTACGGCTACCGCACCGACCTGTACGCCGAGGTCACCGAGTCGTTCCGCCGGCTGGGCTTCCCGGCCGAGAAGAACACCGTGGAGCTGGTGCAGGGGCTCTTCGAGGACACGATCCACCTCGACGAACCGGTGGCTTTCGCCCACGTGGACGGCGACTGGTACGAGTCCACGATGACCTGCCTGGAGCGGATCGCGCCGCGGCTCTCGGTGGGCGGGCGGATCGTCGTCGACGACTACTACGGCTGGTCGGGCTGCCAGCGCGCGGTCGACGAGTACTTCCGGGGCCGGCCCGGCTTCCGGCTGCTGCGCCGGCGCAAGCTGCACGTGCTCCGCGAAGCCGACTGA
- a CDS encoding ArsR/SmtB family transcription factor — protein MAVPLHRQKADFFKTLGHPARIRILELLSERDHAVHELLEQIEIGPSNLSQQLAVLRRHSLVVSRRVGTEVIYSVSAAEVRDLLEAARGILSILPTSDSEGHTDGEAPGGGGPR, from the coding sequence GTGGCTGTACCGCTGCACCGACAGAAGGCCGACTTCTTCAAGACGTTGGGACATCCGGCCCGGATCCGGATCCTCGAGCTGCTCTCCGAGCGCGACCATGCCGTGCACGAGCTTCTCGAGCAGATCGAGATCGGCCCCAGCAACCTCTCCCAGCAGCTGGCCGTGCTGCGCCGCCACTCGCTGGTGGTCTCGCGACGGGTCGGCACCGAGGTCATCTACTCGGTCAGCGCCGCCGAGGTCCGCGACCTGCTGGAGGCCGCGCGCGGCATCCTCTCGATCCTGCCCACGAGCGACTCCGAGGGGCACACCGACGGCGAGGCCCCGGGCGGCGGCGGCCCCCGGTGA
- a CDS encoding phosphoenolpyruvate carboxykinase (GTP) produces the protein MADVQSALDAAGLTNPKVREYVEHWAALTGADRVEVVSASDDARLVQESLDAGELLPAGEGLYYSRSYHKDTARSEERTIVATNNPADKGVYNNWRPASEMKPMLEERMRGASKGKTMYVIPYLMAPPGNALAPWAAGVELTDTRTVVLHMIRMSRVGAEFVNDLEDPDSFVRGVHVTGDLENLGQGTPDDQRYFVTVADERTILHYGSSYGGNALLGKIAHGLRQGAYDGWASKKFLAEQYMLIGIRDKQTQKTYHICGGFPSASGKTNLAMMLAPDALGDRYHVEFYGDDIAWLWVDEATGKLYGMNPEYGVFGVAKDTNETTNPTALHSVDAGTQAIFTNVAYNEITQEVWWEGKTKNPPTELAGWLDWKGDPIAAREPGDTAPWAHPNSRFTTTLDNVPNIAPDYDEPAGVPIDAIIFGGRTRDREPLIRAITDLAEGVYDGLTLGAEATFAAEGVDGQLRYDPMSNRPFMAYGEGDYAQHYLDIVGAAKDLPIFAHVNWFQRDPEDGHFLWPGYRDNLRPLLWLLQLKNGEVKGRQTPVGIIPTKEELNLEGVEISEKDLETVLTIDNARWRQEMGFREEHLKQFENLPEQIWEAHRRVAGALESEKDA, from the coding sequence ATGGCTGATGTGCAGTCGGCGCTCGATGCTGCAGGCCTGACCAACCCCAAGGTACGAGAGTACGTCGAGCACTGGGCCGCGCTGACCGGCGCGGACCGGGTCGAGGTGGTCAGTGCATCGGATGACGCCCGGCTCGTCCAGGAGTCGCTCGACGCGGGAGAGCTGCTGCCCGCAGGCGAGGGGCTGTACTACTCCCGCAGCTACCACAAGGACACCGCCCGCTCCGAGGAGCGGACGATCGTGGCCACGAACAACCCCGCGGACAAGGGCGTCTACAACAACTGGCGGCCGGCCTCGGAGATGAAGCCGATGCTCGAGGAGCGCATGCGCGGCGCTTCGAAGGGCAAGACCATGTACGTCATCCCGTACCTGATGGCGCCTCCCGGCAACGCGCTGGCCCCCTGGGCCGCCGGCGTCGAGCTGACCGACACCCGCACCGTGGTGCTGCACATGATCCGCATGTCGCGGGTCGGCGCGGAGTTCGTGAACGACCTCGAGGACCCCGACAGCTTCGTGCGCGGCGTGCACGTCACCGGCGACCTGGAGAACCTCGGCCAGGGCACCCCCGACGACCAGCGCTACTTCGTCACGGTCGCCGACGAGCGCACGATCCTGCACTACGGCAGCTCCTACGGCGGCAACGCGCTGCTGGGCAAGATCGCCCACGGCCTGCGCCAGGGCGCCTACGACGGCTGGGCGTCGAAGAAGTTCCTCGCCGAGCAGTACATGCTCATCGGCATCCGGGACAAGCAGACCCAGAAGACCTACCACATCTGCGGTGGCTTCCCGAGCGCCTCGGGCAAGACCAACCTGGCGATGATGCTCGCTCCCGACGCCCTCGGGGACCGCTACCACGTCGAGTTCTACGGCGACGACATCGCCTGGCTGTGGGTCGACGAGGCCACCGGCAAGCTCTACGGCATGAACCCCGAGTACGGCGTGTTCGGGGTCGCCAAGGACACCAACGAGACCACGAACCCGACCGCCCTGCACTCGGTCGACGCCGGCACCCAGGCGATCTTCACCAACGTGGCCTACAACGAGATCACCCAGGAGGTGTGGTGGGAGGGCAAGACCAAGAACCCGCCCACCGAGCTCGCCGGCTGGCTGGACTGGAAGGGTGACCCGATCGCGGCCCGCGAGCCCGGCGACACCGCCCCGTGGGCGCACCCGAACAGCCGCTTCACCACCACGCTCGACAACGTCCCGAACATCGCTCCGGACTACGACGAGCCCGCCGGTGTCCCGATCGACGCGATCATCTTCGGTGGCCGCACCCGCGACCGCGAGCCGCTGATCCGCGCGATCACCGACCTCGCCGAGGGCGTGTACGACGGGCTCACGCTCGGCGCCGAGGCCACGTTCGCGGCCGAGGGTGTCGACGGCCAGCTGCGCTACGACCCGATGTCGAACCGGCCGTTCATGGCCTACGGCGAGGGTGACTACGCCCAGCACTACCTCGACATCGTGGGTGCGGCGAAGGACCTGCCGATCTTCGCCCACGTCAACTGGTTCCAGCGCGACCCGGAGGACGGCCACTTCCTGTGGCCCGGATACCGCGACAACCTGCGCCCGCTGCTGTGGCTGCTGCAGCTGAAGAACGGCGAGGTCAAGGGTCGCCAGACCCCGGTCGGCATCATCCCGACCAAGGAGGAGCTCAACCTCGAGGGCGTCGAGATCTCCGAGAAGGACCTCGAGACCGTCCTGACCATCGACAACGCCCGCTGGCGTCAGGAGATGGGCTTCCGCGAGGAGCACCTCAAGCAGTTCGAGAACCTCCCCGAGCAGATCTGGGAGGCGCACCGCCGCGTCGCCGGCGCCCTGGAGTCCGAGAAGGACGCCTGA
- a CDS encoding ABC transporter ATP-binding protein: protein MSAPVLRVDRLVQTFPVAVGRRRATLRAVDEVSFEVGAGETYALVGESGCGKSSVARCVTRLHEPTGGRVEVLGTDITHLSRRALRPLRPGFQLVFQDPYSSLDPAGTVASLVAEPLLVQGRPADRARLAGLLAEVSLGPELMDRRPHELSGGQRQRVVIARALALEPDLLVLDEPVAALDASVQAQVINVLRDLQRRRGLSYLFIAHDLAVVANVADRVGVMYLGRIVEEGTVEQVLGDPRHPYTRALVSAIPAADPAERGGGTRIRLHGEPPSPVDRPPGCAFAPRCWLAEDRCRSEVPALVPRGEDDRPVACLLAGTPAP from the coding sequence ATGAGCGCCCCCGTGCTGCGCGTCGATCGGCTCGTCCAGACCTTCCCGGTCGCGGTGGGCCGTCGGCGCGCGACGCTGCGTGCGGTCGACGAGGTCTCCTTCGAGGTGGGTGCCGGCGAGACCTACGCGCTGGTCGGCGAGTCCGGGTGCGGCAAGTCCTCGGTGGCGCGGTGCGTCACCCGGCTGCACGAGCCCACCGGGGGGCGGGTGGAGGTGCTCGGCACCGACATCACCCACCTGTCCCGGCGTGCGCTGCGGCCGCTGCGGCCCGGCTTCCAGCTGGTCTTCCAGGACCCGTACTCCTCGCTGGACCCGGCCGGAACCGTCGCGTCGCTGGTGGCCGAGCCCTTGCTGGTGCAGGGCCGCCCGGCCGACCGAGCCCGGCTGGCCGGGCTGCTCGCGGAGGTCAGCCTCGGCCCCGAGCTGATGGACCGCCGCCCGCACGAGCTCTCCGGCGGCCAGCGCCAGCGGGTCGTCATCGCGCGGGCCCTGGCCCTGGAGCCGGACCTGCTGGTGCTCGACGAGCCGGTCGCCGCCCTGGACGCCTCGGTGCAGGCGCAGGTGATCAACGTGCTGCGCGACCTGCAGCGCCGCCGGGGGCTCTCCTACCTCTTCATCGCCCACGACCTCGCTGTCGTCGCGAACGTCGCGGACCGGGTCGGGGTGATGTACCTGGGCCGGATCGTCGAGGAGGGCACCGTCGAGCAGGTGCTCGGCGACCCGCGGCACCCCTACACCCGGGCCCTGGTCTCCGCGATCCCGGCGGCCGACCCCGCCGAGCGGGGCGGCGGCACCCGGATCCGGCTCCACGGCGAGCCGCCCAGCCCCGTCGACCGGCCGCCCGGCTGTGCGTTCGCACCCCGCTGCTGGCTGGCCGAGGACCGCTGCCGCAGCGAGGTCCCGGCGCTGGTGCCCCGCGGCGAGGACGACCGGCCCGTCGCCTGCCTGCTCGCCGGTACGCCGGCGCCCTGA
- a CDS encoding ABC transporter ATP-binding protein translates to MSGTRRPEPLLEIRDLRLETGPGPDPVRLVDGVDLTIGAGEVLGLVGESGSGKSLTMRSVLGLLPTGVRVGGGEALWDGSDLLAYDEKRLRPVRGGEVGMVFQDPSQALDPLMRVGDHIVETLRLHDRGLSRSAARERAVAALAGVGVPDPARRARQYPHEFSGGMKQRAMIAVALANRPRLLIADEPTTALDVTIQAQILDLLRTARDELGTAVVLITHDLGLVAEIADRVAVMYAGRIVETGPVERIFREPAHPYTRGLLASRPHLAARGTDLPAIGGQPPAPAQRPSGCAFHPRCALTLPECSVQVPTLTIRGAGHLAACHLEAPPETTADTTSEGVLR, encoded by the coding sequence ATGAGCGGCACCCGACGGCCCGAGCCGCTGCTGGAGATCCGCGACCTGCGCCTGGAGACCGGGCCGGGCCCGGACCCGGTGCGCCTGGTCGACGGCGTCGACCTCACCATCGGCGCCGGCGAGGTGCTCGGGCTGGTCGGCGAGTCGGGGTCGGGCAAGAGCCTGACCATGCGCTCGGTCCTCGGCCTGCTGCCGACCGGCGTCCGGGTCGGGGGCGGCGAGGCGCTCTGGGACGGCAGCGACCTGCTGGCGTACGACGAGAAGCGGCTGCGACCGGTCCGGGGCGGCGAGGTGGGCATGGTCTTCCAGGACCCGTCCCAGGCGCTGGACCCGCTGATGCGCGTCGGCGACCACATCGTGGAGACCCTGCGGCTGCACGACCGGGGACTGTCGCGCTCCGCCGCCCGGGAACGGGCGGTGGCCGCGCTGGCCGGGGTCGGGGTGCCGGACCCGGCCCGCCGGGCCCGGCAGTACCCCCACGAGTTCTCCGGCGGCATGAAGCAGCGCGCGATGATCGCGGTGGCGCTCGCCAACCGGCCCCGCCTGCTGATCGCCGACGAGCCGACGACGGCCCTCGACGTGACGATCCAGGCCCAGATCCTCGACCTGCTGCGCACCGCCCGCGACGAGCTCGGCACGGCAGTCGTGCTGATCACCCACGACCTCGGCCTGGTCGCCGAGATCGCAGACCGGGTCGCGGTGATGTACGCCGGGCGGATCGTGGAGACCGGCCCGGTGGAGCGGATCTTCCGCGAGCCGGCACATCCCTACACCCGCGGCCTGCTCGCCAGCCGACCGCACCTGGCCGCACGCGGCACCGACCTGCCGGCGATCGGCGGCCAGCCGCCGGCCCCGGCCCAGCGGCCGTCCGGGTGCGCGTTCCATCCGCGCTGCGCCCTGACGCTCCCCGAGTGCTCCGTCCAGGTGCCGACGCTGACGATCCGCGGCGCCGGCCACCTCGCGGCCTGCCACCTCGAGGCCCCGCCCGAGACCACCGCCGACACCACCTCCGAAGGAGTGCTGCGATGA
- a CDS encoding ABC transporter permease — protein MLRRPAVAIGLGGLVLLLLLVAFPELLTRHDPDAQDLAHRLAPPFWLDGGTGSHLLGTDHLGRDVLARTLYGGRVSLLVGFVSATAASVLGIVLGLLAGYRGGWFDRLVIETSNVWLAFPFLVLAIATVAVVGSDVTVLVVLLAIAAWVTPTSITRATTASLRGEDYVQAAIGMGASDGWILRKHVLRSVLPANLVVWTLTVGTLVVIEGAMSFLGLGVRPPTASWGSMLNDGRAYLETAWWLVVFPGAALTATVALTNLLGDGLRDALDVRTETR, from the coding sequence ATGCTGCGGCGCCCCGCCGTCGCCATCGGGCTGGGCGGACTCGTCCTCCTGCTGCTCCTGGTGGCCTTCCCCGAGCTCCTCACCCGGCACGATCCGGACGCCCAGGACCTCGCCCACCGGCTCGCCCCGCCGTTCTGGCTGGACGGCGGGACGGGATCGCACCTGCTCGGCACCGACCACCTCGGTCGCGACGTCCTGGCACGCACCCTGTACGGCGGTCGAGTGTCCCTCCTGGTCGGCTTCGTCTCGGCGACGGCCGCCAGCGTCCTCGGCATCGTCCTGGGGCTGCTGGCCGGCTACCGCGGCGGGTGGTTCGACCGGCTGGTCATCGAGACCAGCAACGTCTGGCTGGCCTTCCCGTTCCTGGTCCTGGCGATCGCCACGGTCGCGGTCGTCGGCTCCGACGTCACGGTGCTGGTGGTGCTGCTCGCGATCGCCGCGTGGGTCACGCCGACCTCGATCACCCGGGCCACGACGGCGAGCCTGCGCGGCGAGGACTACGTCCAGGCCGCGATCGGGATGGGCGCCTCCGACGGCTGGATCCTGCGCAAGCACGTGCTGCGCAGCGTGCTCCCGGCCAACCTGGTCGTGTGGACCCTCACCGTCGGGACCCTGGTCGTCATCGAGGGTGCGATGAGCTTCCTCGGCCTCGGCGTGCGTCCCCCGACCGCGTCGTGGGGCAGCATGCTCAACGACGGCCGCGCCTATCTGGAGACCGCGTGGTGGCTGGTGGTCTTCCCCGGCGCTGCCCTCACCGCCACCGTCGCCCTGACCAACCTGCTCGGCGACGGCCTGCGCGACGCGCTCGACGTCCGGACGGAGACCCGATGA